The DNA window GTTTGTAAAtccttaatttaaatgtaaaattattgctcagaatatatataaagtttttttaatggctatatatatatatatatatatatatatatatatatatatatatatatatatatatatatatatatatatatatatatatatatatatagccataaaaaaacttttattttgttttagttatattagtacatgtttttacaaaaaGAAGCTAAAACATTTGAAgaaattacaacaaaataaaaaatgtttatatatgtgtgtgtatacgaagagttcatttgcaaaaacatatttttccgttttttttaaatgttcaaaaatcatgtttttttttgtcctgcaTTCCAGTTAATATCAATCAAACTGCAAAACACGATAGAAGTCACGATTAAAGAAAAttgagttatctgtttttgctaataaattttcacacacatacatctaaaactaaatgtgaaaaaaatcacaacaaaTATTACACTTTTTGTGCTTGTGTTTGTATGAAAATAGTTTATGCAAGTGATCAGCTTAACTCGCCCTGCAGGACAAGCATCCTCATCCGGGAAACAGCTACAAGGGCAATGAATTTATGGCCTACCTGCCTCAGAACACAACAGGGACCAAGATCCTCCGACTGCTGGAGCAGGCCTTTGAACACAAGCTGCTGTTCACTGTGGCAGCCAATAGCAGCGGTGAATACTGCGTGATGCCTGCAGATATCCCACTGAAGACTCTGGACAGTCGGGGAGCTGGAaggtatataataattatattaagaaatgtgaaattaattcCAAACAGTGAGGAGTTCATgcttaacatttttaaacatttagtttttttttttttttttcacattttcagctGGCCTCCTGGGGGTCCCCACTCTATTTCAGTTAAGTGTTTGTTTTAATGTTGAAGTTTAATAATAATCCAGTAATTTTCTCTGTCCTATTGTATCAGCTCGGG is part of the Carassius gibelio isolate Cgi1373 ecotype wild population from Czech Republic chromosome B24, carGib1.2-hapl.c, whole genome shotgun sequence genome and encodes:
- the dtx3la gene encoding E3 ubiquitin-protein ligase DTX3L1 isoform X2 → MGASESKDKMQCNRYLNGKGPPSLTETDGQGSNNHKKNRMIKQGNQPDGGQLNWNIERRSLPGHSDCDTIQIIFHFDDGTQSDKHPHPGNSYKGNEFMAYLPQNTTGTKILRLLEQAFEHKLLFTVAANSSGEYCVMPADIPLKTLDSRGAGSWPPGGPHSISVKCLF